One window of Phoenix dactylifera cultivar Barhee BC4 unplaced genomic scaffold, palm_55x_up_171113_PBpolish2nd_filt_p 001309F, whole genome shotgun sequence genomic DNA carries:
- the LOC103715729 gene encoding G-type lectin S-receptor-like serine/threonine-protein kinase At2g19130, with amino-acid sequence MDTEKRPCSPLSFFLLFFLFSSLNIQHCGATDSISLGQSVSGNQTIVSKEGKFELGFFTPGNSRNYYIGIWYKTIPVQTVVWVANRATPISNTSSAELKISEDGKLVLLNISKIPVWSSNSTPSTSNSTVAVLLDTGNLVIRNGSNTTIWQSFDHPTDTWMPGGWLGVNKITEEYQSMTSWENRENPAPGPFAHSMDPDGSNQFVLLWNGSEIYWSGGLWNGQYFTAVPSTRESTPFNFTFVDNKQRKYAMYTIRDSSFITRCVIESSGLLKQLYWLNGAQEWQAIFTQPSAQCDVYSLCGAFGICDQKSSNICRCSYGFEPASMEEWEFNVWKSGCVRKTSLRCSNKSSTGGEGDRFVEMTNMRLPANPQNLTVGSARDCEQACLNSCSCNAYAYVSGCSIWNGDIRNLQQLYDGDSAAGTLHLRLAASDFPASSSSHKLVIDLTVSVIGGILGISGVLVGLIWAFQRRKRIRMEKQVEGSLIQFTYGDLQRVTKNFSEKLGSGGFGSVFKGTLIDSTEVAVKKLEGLGQGEKQFRTEVSTLAVIQHVNLVHLRGFCTEGSKRLLVYEYMSGGSLDSHLFQNKSTVLDWKTRYQIILGIARGLGYLHEKCRECIIHCDIKPDNILLDKDFCAKVADFGMAKLIGRDFSRVLTTMRGTVGYLAPEWISGLPITSKVDVYSFGMMLFELVSGKRNTTHSADGSKIFYPSWAATKVVEGDIFSLLDHGFKGAADLEELTRVCRVACWCIQDSEAHRPTMGQVVQILEGVLEVSMPPLPRALQLLTEDQSQINS; translated from the coding sequence ATGGATACTGAGAAAAGGCCATGttcccccctctccttctttcttctcttctttctcttctcttctctcaacATCCAACACTGTGGAGCAACTGATAGCATCTCTTTGGGCCAGTCCGTCTCCGGAAACCAGACCATAGTGTCCAAAGAAGGCAAGTTTGAGCTGGGGTTCTTCACACCAGGTAACTCCCGTAACTATTACATAGGTATCTGGTACAAAACAATTCCTGTCCAAACTGTAGTCTGGGTGGCGAACAGAGCAACACCCATCTCCAACACCTCCTCTGCCGAGTTAAAAATCTCAGAAGATGGCAAACTAGTCCTCCTCAACATTTCCAAAATCCCAGTTTGGTCATCCAATTCAACTCCATCAACCTCGAATTCCACGGTTGCTGTGCTTCTGGACACCGGAAATCTCGTTATAAGAAATGGGTCAAACACTACAATTTGGCAGAGTTTTGATCACCCAACTGACACATGGATGCCAGGAGGATGGCTTGGAGTTAACAAGATCACAGAGGAGTATCAGAGCATGACTTCATGGGAGAATCGTGAGAATCCTGCCCCCGGGCCTTTCGCTCATAGTATGGACCCCGATGGATCCAATCAGTTCGTATTGCTGTGGAATGGTTCTGAAATTTATTGGAGCGGTGGGCTGTGGAATGGCCAGTACTTCACTGCAGTCCCTAGTACCAGAGAAAGCACTCCCTTCAACTTCACCTTCGTCGACAACAAGCAGCGGAAGTATGCCATGTATACCATCCGGGACAGTTCTTTCATCACTCGGTGTGTGATTGAATCATCGGGGCTATTAAAGCAATTGTATTGGCTGAACGGCGCCCAGGAGTGGCAGGCAATCTTTACTCAACCTTCGGCTCAATGTGATGTCTACTCTCTATGTGGAGCTTTCGGTATCTGCGACCAGAAAAGCTCAAATATTTGCAGGTGCTCCTATGGTTTTGAACCAGCTTCAATGGAAGAATGGGAGTTCAATGTTTGGAAGTCAGGGTGCGTGAGGAAAACCAGTTTGCGATGCAGCAATAAAAGCTCGACCGGTGGAGAAGGGGATAGATTCGTTGAGATGACCAATATGAGATTGCCTGCCAATCCGCAGAACTTGACTGTCGGGAGTGCTAGAGATTGCGAACAGGCTTGCTTGAACAGCTGCTCATGCAACGCGTATGCTTATGTGAGTGGATGCTCAATTTGGAATGGGGACATTCGGAACCTTCAACAACTCTATGATGGTGATAGTGCAGCTGGTACTCTGCATCTCCGGCTCGCTGCCTCTGATTTCCCAGCTTCAAGTAGCTCACATAAGTTGGTAATAGATCTAACTGTTAGTGTCATCGGTGGAATTCTTGGGATCTCGGGTGTTCTCGTCGGACTAATTTGGGCGTTTCAAAGGAGGAAACGAATTCGGATGGAAAAACAAGTTGAGGGTTCTTTGATTCAGTTTACTTATGGCGATTTGCAGCGTGTGACCAAGAACTTCTCTGAGAAGTTGGGCAGCGGTGGCTTTGGCTCCGTTTTTAAAGGGACATTAATTGACTCAACCGAAGTAGCTGTAAAGAAGCTTGAAGGCTTGGGACAAGGGGAGAAGCAATTCCGAACCGAAGTGAGCACATTGGCTGTTATTCAGCATGTCAATCTGGTTCACCTTCGCGGTTTCTGCACTGAGGGCAGCAAAAGGCTTCTAGTTTATGAGTACATGTCTGGAGGTTCCCTGGACTCTCACCTCTTTCAAAACAAATCCACGGTTCTGGACTGGAAGACGAGGTATCAAATTATTCTTGGGATTGCGAGAGGATTAGGCTACCTCCATGAGAAGTGCAGGGAGTGCATCATACACTGTGACATAAAGCCAGACAACATACTCCTAGACAAGGACTTCTGCGCCAAAGTTGCAGACTTTGGCATGGCGAAGCTCATCGGTCGCGACTTCAGCAGGGTCCTGACAACCATGAGGGGAACCGTTGGCTACCTCGCACCCGAGTGGATTTCAGGCCTGCCAATCACCTCCAAGGTTGACGTCTACAGCTTCGGGATGATGCTCTTTGAGCTGGTATCAGGCAAGCGAAACACAACGCACTCTGCGGATGGGAGCAAAATCTTTTATCCGTCCTGGGCAGCAACAAAGGTCGTTGAAGGCGATATATTTAGCTTATTAGACCATGGATTCAAAGGTGCTGCCGACCTTGAAGAGCTAACCAGAGTCTGCAGAGTTGCTTGCTGGTGCATTCAAGACTCTGAAGCTCACAGGCCAACAATGGGACAGGTGGTGCAGATCCTAGAGGGAGTCCTGGAGGTGAGCATGCCGCCACTTCCTAGGGCTCTTCAGCTCCTTACGGAAGATCAGAGCCAAATTAATTCGTGA